A DNA window from Candidatus Neomarinimicrobiota bacterium contains the following coding sequences:
- a CDS encoding polysaccharide deacetylase family protein produces the protein MRLTVGVTTVLPQWELLLGQIGLPMERVVSDQAIPPDRYAVIIVTQGGGPSEKESLLHYVKQGGSLLTEADAAHWLFGIRTIQGYVSYVATAGDPIFDAVLPGFVDASVRIPHSASHLQSDSGRKLVRVLHEGRGSVIILPSLLSSTVLDSKVRRRNFPSRGPLLPSERVSRRSKQTIRETIQGSLEYLYMKRGLPFVSLWPFPDGARTLFNFRIDTDFASRENVNNLYELCDKREVPATWFLEVHSSRKWLARFGEMENQEMGVHCYRHRIFPDFVRNERDINRAVRMLNDLRIRPSGYAAPFGEWNVPLAKALEHHGFYYSSEFCLDYDNLPFNPYLGDRFTSVLQVPIHPIATSRLRNAHHSPEDMKIYFEDLIQTCIIHHLPVFVYDHPSNADLKTVNWLFSTIRRRQLSRVSLAEYARWWKKRSNLKWTADWDSGNLTVECPFPDSSICLYLRNSTTKWATVKIKDEIDLDTVAWKKDKKAKTVRTPMRNLASWNRKMTMNDILHFYWKLRY, from the coding sequence ATGAGGTTGACGGTCGGCGTTACAACGGTTCTTCCCCAATGGGAGCTTCTTCTCGGCCAGATTGGGCTCCCGATGGAACGTGTAGTTTCGGATCAGGCAATTCCCCCGGACCGGTACGCCGTCATCATTGTCACCCAGGGGGGAGGACCATCAGAAAAAGAGTCCCTGCTTCACTATGTGAAACAAGGGGGATCTCTTCTAACAGAAGCGGATGCGGCACATTGGCTTTTCGGAATAAGAACGATCCAAGGCTATGTCAGTTATGTGGCAACAGCGGGAGATCCCATCTTCGATGCGGTGCTGCCGGGATTTGTGGATGCGAGCGTTCGTATCCCTCATAGCGCATCGCACCTCCAAAGTGACTCCGGACGGAAACTTGTCCGCGTCCTCCATGAGGGTCGAGGTTCGGTCATCATTCTTCCCTCACTCTTATCGAGCACAGTGCTCGATAGCAAGGTAAGACGACGGAATTTCCCCAGCCGGGGACCTCTTCTCCCTTCCGAGCGTGTGTCCCGCCGATCGAAGCAGACGATCCGCGAGACAATTCAAGGTTCACTGGAATATCTCTACATGAAAAGAGGTCTCCCCTTTGTTTCCCTCTGGCCGTTTCCTGACGGCGCGAGAACATTGTTCAATTTTCGCATTGATACGGACTTCGCGTCACGGGAGAATGTGAACAACCTGTATGAACTGTGTGATAAACGGGAGGTCCCCGCCACCTGGTTCCTTGAGGTACACAGTTCCCGGAAATGGCTGGCCAGGTTCGGCGAAATGGAGAATCAGGAAATGGGAGTCCACTGCTACCGCCACCGCATATTCCCTGATTTTGTTCGAAATGAAAGAGACATCAACAGAGCGGTAAGAATGCTGAACGATCTCCGTATTCGTCCTTCAGGCTATGCTGCCCCGTTCGGGGAGTGGAACGTACCGTTAGCCAAAGCCCTGGAACATCACGGTTTCTATTATTCCTCCGAGTTCTGCCTCGATTACGACAACCTTCCTTTCAATCCCTACCTGGGAGACCGATTCACTTCCGTTCTTCAAGTCCCCATTCATCCCATCGCCACCAGCCGTTTGCGGAATGCTCATCATTCCCCAGAGGATATGAAGATCTATTTTGAGGATCTCATACAAACCTGCATAATACACCATCTTCCCGTTTTTGTGTACGATCATCCTTCCAATGCTGATCTCAAAACGGTAAATTGGCTTTTCTCGACGATACGAAGACGTCAACTGAGCAGAGTTTCGCTGGCAGAATATGCCCGGTGGTGGAAGAAACGGTCCAATCTGAAATGGACGGCTGATTGGGACTCAGGAAACCTGACCGTGGAATGTCCTTTCCCGGATTCTTCCATCTGCCTGTATTTACGGAATTCCACAACGAAATGGGCCACCGTGAAAATTAAAGATGAGATCGACCTGGATACCGTCGCGTGGAAAAAGGACAAGAAGGCCAAGACAGTCCGCACTCCCATGAGGAATCTGGCAAGTTGGAATCGAAAAATGACGATGAATGATATCCTCCATTTCTATTGGAAACTGAGATATTGA
- a CDS encoding Ppx/GppA phosphatase family protein: MRLASLDLGTNALLLTIADWEGTSLNPVYEDATLIRLGQDLKRGGLLHPDAKERCLDALSTYSVIVSRHKVEKTIAVATEALRRASDGGKFLNDIREKWGISFRIIPPKEEARTTFKATQKEFAYLDRNLLMFDIGGGSTEIVYGDTGKIHSMTSLDIGTVTVTEQFIRHDPIPSAELEVADKFVREILAPVSQETRDLAGVGIAGTITTLKAVTLEMETYDHAIVHRSTLTRAQIDDLLKLFTSMTVEERLVLKGLPEMRADIIPAGVLITQAIMDAYGLSEIYVSDRGLRWGLLYSWID; this comes from the coding sequence ATGCGACTCGCTTCGCTCGACCTGGGAACCAACGCTCTTCTTCTCACGATCGCCGACTGGGAGGGCACCTCGCTCAACCCCGTATACGAAGATGCCACTCTCATCCGCCTGGGACAAGATTTGAAGAGAGGGGGATTACTGCACCCCGACGCGAAGGAAAGATGTCTCGATGCTCTTTCGACCTACAGCGTCATTGTCTCCCGTCACAAGGTGGAAAAGACCATAGCAGTGGCGACCGAAGCCCTTCGAAGGGCATCCGATGGAGGCAAATTCCTCAATGATATCAGGGAGAAATGGGGAATATCATTCAGGATTATTCCTCCCAAGGAGGAGGCAAGAACGACATTCAAGGCGACTCAGAAAGAGTTCGCCTATCTTGACAGGAATCTCCTCATGTTCGATATTGGAGGAGGAAGTACTGAAATTGTATACGGAGACACTGGAAAGATTCACTCCATGACGAGTTTGGACATTGGAACTGTAACTGTAACGGAACAGTTTATCCGGCATGATCCTATTCCCTCCGCGGAACTTGAAGTTGCCGACAAGTTTGTCCGGGAGATTCTTGCTCCGGTCTCCCAGGAGACCCGCGACCTGGCCGGTGTCGGTATCGCGGGAACGATCACGACATTGAAGGCTGTTACGCTTGAGATGGAAACCTACGACCACGCTATTGTTCACAGGTCAACGCTCACCCGGGCGCAAATTGATGACCTGTTGAAACTGTTTACCTCTATGACCGTAGAGGAACGACTCGTATTAAAAGGACTCCCGGAAATGAGAGCCGACATCATTCCCGCAGGGGTCCTTATCACGCAGGCCATCATGGACGCCTACGGGCTATCCGAGATTTATGTGAGTGACCGGGGACTCAGGTGGGGTCTTCTCTACAGCTGGATTGACTAG
- a CDS encoding rhomboid family intramembrane serine protease, whose amino-acid sequence MRYQFQSDFSQGNYFRPRMFTDAIKLLVSINFLIFILQTISGQQGILYQLFGIVPRDTWSRFMVWQPFTYLFFHGGVWHVLINMFVLWMFGSELERHWGKRDFLKYYFLTGVGAGIVTILFNYNSKIPVVGASGAIYGILLAYGLMFPNRYVYIYFLLPIKVKYFVIFVGIMAFFSSLNPQYSNISHLTHLSGMAIGYLYLRSNPRWDIMGQFLRRQKDGLKQRHETKRREKFEEMRSEVDRILDKINQVGYDGLTKSERSFLYEASKKLSGEEERD is encoded by the coding sequence ATGAGATATCAATTTCAGAGTGACTTTTCTCAAGGCAATTACTTCAGGCCTCGCATGTTTACGGACGCCATAAAGCTTCTGGTTTCCATCAATTTCTTGATATTTATTCTCCAGACCATTTCCGGTCAACAGGGAATCTTATATCAGCTTTTTGGGATAGTGCCCAGGGATACGTGGAGCCGTTTCATGGTGTGGCAGCCCTTCACTTATCTGTTCTTTCACGGCGGTGTCTGGCATGTGTTGATCAACATGTTCGTGCTCTGGATGTTTGGATCTGAGCTCGAGAGGCATTGGGGCAAACGGGATTTTCTCAAGTACTATTTCCTCACGGGTGTGGGTGCGGGTATTGTGACCATACTTTTCAATTACAATTCGAAAATACCTGTAGTGGGGGCAAGCGGGGCCATTTATGGAATTCTCCTTGCATACGGCCTCATGTTTCCTAACCGCTATGTTTACATCTATTTCCTTCTCCCCATCAAGGTGAAATACTTTGTGATTTTTGTCGGTATTATGGCATTCTTTTCCTCACTTAATCCCCAGTATTCGAACATAAGCCATTTGACTCATCTTTCGGGAATGGCCATCGGCTATCTATATCTCCGGTCAAATCCCCGATGGGATATCATGGGGCAATTTCTGCGCCGGCAGAAAGATGGTCTGAAGCAACGCCATGAAACGAAAAGGCGTGAGAAGTTTGAGGAAATGCGGTCAGAGGTTGATCGAATTCTCGATAAGATCAACCAGGTGGGGTATGATGGACTGACCAAGTCGGAAAGAAGTTTTCTTTACGAAGCGAGCAAGAAGCTTTCAGGAGAAGAGGAAAGAGATTAG
- the recO gene encoding DNA repair protein RecO: MPLEKTEAVILRSFYYGDTSKIARCYTRDFGKVSIIAKGVRKSKQLQSGYIEPMNYLSLLFYYAPARRLQIFSKAEFQSIWLGLKKDVKKLTYGFAVVELIDKAVTGEEPQDQLFQLLVDILQAINDSEGNINLIFWYFEMHLLVLLGFQPILSECPRCHGALKEGFFAMEYGELVCRRCDARGEYPVSSRSIDILRKLKRNPLDGIGDISLRPGDRKKVGKILNDYLHYHIEGLGEVKSLGVMEKVLT, encoded by the coding sequence ATGCCTCTTGAAAAAACCGAAGCAGTTATTCTGAGAAGCTTCTATTATGGAGACACAAGCAAAATAGCCAGGTGTTATACCCGGGATTTCGGCAAGGTGTCTATTATCGCAAAAGGGGTGAGGAAAAGCAAGCAACTACAGAGTGGCTATATCGAGCCTATGAATTATCTCTCCCTCCTTTTCTATTATGCACCTGCACGGAGGCTGCAGATTTTTTCAAAAGCGGAATTTCAGAGCATATGGCTTGGGCTGAAGAAGGACGTCAAGAAACTCACTTACGGTTTTGCTGTGGTAGAACTCATCGACAAGGCAGTAACAGGAGAGGAACCTCAGGATCAATTGTTTCAGCTGCTCGTGGATATTTTGCAGGCAATCAATGACAGCGAGGGGAATATCAACCTGATTTTCTGGTATTTCGAGATGCACCTTCTTGTCCTCCTGGGATTTCAACCCATTCTTTCCGAATGTCCCCGGTGTCACGGAGCTCTCAAAGAGGGGTTCTTTGCTATGGAGTACGGTGAACTCGTCTGCCGTCGCTGTGATGCGCGTGGTGAGTATCCAGTGTCCAGTCGATCTATCGATATTCTAAGAAAGCTGAAGCGGAACCCGTTGGATGGGATTGGTGACATTTCTCTGCGGCCGGGAGATCGAAAGAAAGTGGGGAAAATCCTGAACGACTATCTCCACTATCACATTGAAGGGCTGGGAGAAGTCAAGTCTCTCGGTGTTATGGAAAAGGTGCTTACGTGA
- a CDS encoding glycosyltransferase family 4 protein → MKITLASYHTVTLRHGGPKTQIQQTRNYLEQAGVEVKLMDTWEERKAVLDCDLFHLFASNFGTYDLARYLKAHDLPFVVSPIFFTRRSPRAVRLVSTADRLVRHLIPGIWSDYGITRDICHWAEHCLPNTSAEQHLMVSGLGIPVDAVTVVPNGVEDRYLNGNPDLFYQKYGIKEFVLHVGHIGVERKNTLFLIRALGKLDVPAVIIGRIYPSKEAAACLEEAGRNRNLLIIEGLDHDSPMLSAAYAACDVFVLPARYETPGIAALEAGLAGAKVVITPYGGTKDYFGNMATYVNPYSVDSIRKGIESALSRDTDDRLKRHIQENFLWQRVAQNTVQVYESVLGTGVQIS, encoded by the coding sequence ATGAAGATTACGCTTGCCAGTTACCATACCGTCACGCTTCGCCACGGGGGACCCAAAACCCAGATTCAGCAGACCAGGAATTACCTTGAACAGGCAGGAGTGGAGGTTAAGCTCATGGATACCTGGGAGGAGAGAAAGGCGGTCCTTGACTGTGACCTGTTTCATCTGTTTGCATCGAATTTCGGAACGTACGACCTCGCCCGGTATCTGAAAGCCCATGACCTTCCCTTCGTAGTAAGTCCCATTTTCTTCACCCGAAGATCACCGCGAGCTGTTCGCCTGGTCTCCACTGCCGACAGGCTTGTGCGGCATCTGATTCCGGGAATCTGGTCCGATTACGGTATCACCCGTGACATCTGCCACTGGGCGGAGCATTGTCTCCCGAACACCTCCGCGGAACAACATCTCATGGTGTCGGGTCTCGGGATTCCCGTCGATGCGGTAACAGTGGTTCCGAACGGTGTTGAGGATCGATACTTGAATGGCAATCCTGATCTCTTCTATCAGAAATATGGAATCAAAGAATTCGTTCTGCACGTGGGTCACATTGGCGTGGAAAGAAAAAATACCCTGTTCTTGATTCGGGCCCTTGGCAAGCTCGATGTACCTGCTGTGATCATTGGACGAATCTATCCATCGAAAGAGGCAGCCGCCTGCCTCGAAGAAGCCGGGAGAAATAGGAATCTCCTCATCATTGAGGGGCTCGATCATGACTCTCCCATGCTTTCGGCCGCCTATGCAGCCTGCGATGTGTTTGTCCTGCCCGCACGATACGAAACGCCCGGTATTGCCGCTCTGGAAGCGGGTCTCGCGGGGGCCAAGGTGGTCATCACCCCCTACGGCGGGACGAAAGATTACTTTGGAAACATGGCTACCTATGTGAATCCCTATTCCGTAGACTCTATCAGGAAGGGTATTGAATCGGCTCTCAGTCGGGATACCGATGACAGATTGAAACGGCACATTCAGGAGAATTTCCTCTGGCAGAGAGTGGCTCAGAACACGGTGCAGGTCTACGAATCCGTTCTGGGAACCGGGGTGCAGATATCGTGA
- a CDS encoding oligosaccharide flippase family protein, with translation MTSQIRRLARQTFVYGAGNVLTRLITFLLLPLYTHVLSPREYGLATLVYVFLGFMNIIYHYGLDAAFMKRYSDAKENEEQRRLFSTAVWLSAGTSGVLSLLILSVSRSLASAVLVDSGYGHLFRLAAGILFLDALAHVPFAFLRIREKAGAFISIKLINVFTTLGLNIYLVAILHRGITGIFISVFVASVVTTLSVFVLSIFSLRPTFSSPVAKAYLKFGLPFMPAGLASIAMEMIDRYILAHLKDSATVGIYSAGYKLGIFMLLLTTAFHYAWQPFFLKMGKGEQSRPLFAKVFSYFILASTFVWILLSAFIHEIVRLRVAGYSIIGPSFYEAEAIVPLILLAYIFQGAYLNFLPGIYFEKKTFYIPIITGGGAVINVGLNFVLIPPFGMMGAAAATIAGYFAMSIITFFVAKRLYPVPYEWRKIVRIALPAGASMAVILFLGESIPFKLIGISIFIIGILAFRVVSTDERKKVLFFSTFTTPFIEIDRRIMQEIAEVRSVTAKRFTAIARIKWSILSSHVVVAWFASTYSALAVSLARLFRKKSIVIVGGADVVVDRGLGYGMVTSRWKERFVKYSLRNATYVLPTSKYLMESARMMGDYDGGNMRLVSPGLDSNIWVAAGKKERLILTVAACPTEKRLRIKGIDILIDAARLVPEAEFLVVGVEKRILELLPGEIPPNVTTMPFLGEGELLEYYQRAQVYCQPSRIESFSFSLAQGMLCECIPVGTHIGGIPEVMGKSGFLVPPENSESLASALKKALKANTRMGEAARSHVQREFSLQRRSKELEQLIKE, from the coding sequence GTGACTTCTCAGATCAGGCGACTGGCACGACAGACTTTCGTATACGGCGCAGGAAATGTGTTGACCCGCCTCATCACGTTCCTCCTTTTGCCTCTCTACACCCACGTCCTATCCCCAAGGGAATACGGATTGGCCACGCTCGTCTACGTATTCCTTGGCTTTATGAACATTATCTATCATTATGGCCTCGATGCCGCTTTCATGAAACGGTACAGTGATGCAAAAGAAAATGAAGAACAGAGACGACTATTTTCAACAGCCGTCTGGCTTTCGGCGGGAACCAGTGGAGTCCTCTCCCTCCTTATCCTATCCGTTTCGAGATCTTTGGCATCCGCAGTCCTGGTAGATTCCGGATACGGTCACCTTTTCAGACTCGCGGCCGGTATCCTCTTTCTCGACGCGCTGGCCCACGTCCCGTTTGCGTTCCTGAGGATCCGGGAGAAAGCAGGTGCATTCATCTCCATCAAACTTATCAATGTTTTCACAACTCTCGGACTCAATATCTATCTCGTAGCCATTCTGCATCGTGGAATTACTGGCATATTCATCAGTGTATTCGTTGCCTCCGTGGTGACAACCCTCTCCGTTTTTGTCCTCTCCATCTTCTCCCTCCGGCCTACGTTTTCTTCCCCGGTGGCGAAAGCGTATTTGAAGTTCGGACTTCCATTCATGCCGGCAGGACTGGCGAGTATCGCCATGGAGATGATCGACAGATATATTCTGGCACACCTGAAGGATTCAGCAACGGTGGGCATCTACAGCGCCGGATACAAACTGGGCATCTTTATGTTACTGCTTACCACGGCTTTCCACTATGCCTGGCAACCTTTCTTCCTGAAAATGGGGAAAGGGGAACAGTCGCGTCCTCTCTTTGCAAAAGTCTTTTCATATTTCATTCTGGCTTCCACGTTTGTCTGGATCCTTCTATCAGCATTCATTCACGAAATCGTCAGACTCCGCGTTGCGGGATATTCGATCATAGGACCTTCATTCTATGAGGCTGAAGCAATCGTACCACTCATTCTTCTGGCCTACATCTTTCAGGGCGCCTATCTCAATTTTCTACCGGGGATCTATTTTGAGAAGAAAACCTTCTATATCCCCATTATCACGGGAGGAGGCGCCGTTATCAATGTTGGACTCAACTTCGTCCTCATCCCGCCTTTCGGGATGATGGGCGCAGCTGCGGCAACAATCGCCGGATACTTTGCCATGAGCATCATAACCTTTTTTGTTGCGAAGCGCCTCTACCCTGTACCCTATGAATGGCGGAAGATTGTTCGAATCGCCCTTCCCGCCGGTGCATCAATGGCGGTAATTCTCTTTCTTGGTGAAAGTATCCCCTTCAAACTCATAGGGATTTCCATCTTCATCATCGGAATTCTGGCCTTCAGAGTTGTCTCGACTGACGAAAGAAAAAAGGTCCTCTTTTTTTCCACTTTTACCACACCATTTATTGAAATTGATCGACGAATCATGCAGGAGATTGCAGAAGTTCGTTCTGTGACTGCAAAGAGATTTACTGCCATTGCCAGGATAAAATGGTCTATTTTGTCATCCCATGTTGTGGTGGCATGGTTCGCCTCCACTTACAGTGCGCTGGCCGTTTCTCTGGCGAGACTTTTCAGAAAGAAGTCCATCGTGATCGTGGGTGGCGCTGACGTTGTTGTGGATCGTGGATTGGGGTACGGCATGGTTACCTCCCGGTGGAAGGAACGATTCGTGAAATATAGCCTCCGGAACGCGACCTACGTGCTGCCCACATCAAAGTACTTAATGGAGAGTGCCCGGATGATGGGCGACTACGACGGCGGAAACATGCGGCTCGTCTCTCCTGGGCTCGATTCGAACATCTGGGTGGCAGCTGGGAAAAAGGAACGGTTGATCCTTACAGTGGCGGCATGTCCCACAGAAAAGAGACTCCGGATCAAGGGGATTGATATCCTCATCGATGCCGCACGTCTCGTTCCCGAGGCAGAGTTTCTGGTCGTAGGTGTTGAGAAAAGGATTCTGGAATTGCTTCCGGGTGAGATTCCGCCTAATGTGACAACCATGCCGTTCCTTGGAGAGGGCGAATTGCTTGAGTACTATCAGCGTGCTCAGGTATACTGCCAGCCAAGCAGGATTGAATCCTTCTCTTTCTCCCTCGCCCAGGGAATGCTTTGCGAATGTATTCCCGTGGGCACCCATATCGGCGGTATTCCCGAAGTGATGGGTAAGTCGGGATTCCTTGTCCCCCCCGAAAACAGCGAATCGCTGGCGTCTGCGCTGAAGAAAGCCCTCAAGGCCAATACCCGAATGGGAGAGGCAGCCAGAAGTCACGTTCAGAGAGAGTTTTCGCTGCAGAGAAGATCGAAAGAGCTGGAGCAACTCATAAAGGAATGA
- a CDS encoding glycosyltransferase family 2 protein codes for MKVSVIVSIYNGEDVLPLTIPALLNQNYPHESTEIILVDDASTDETPSLLENREWKDRATVVRHTENRGRTATRNSGIDTATGDLLVFVDCDIEVGPEFLSLHVEQHRNSGIVGVLSNVRPREMKSSNKYHRYLFSGRRGAKLVGENHPLPFRYFIMTCASIKAYAVRKTGKFNEKLPGYGIDLEYAYRLWNNYPNGLFYSSGIVVFMHKAKDLHETLVDFREYGRRNVPIILSNFPELAPYVGADFVSSPPGSFSLRGLVGSLLINQVMSSLARMLLMLAPYPLSNHFVRYLMLSAAAMGYRESLKSRD; via the coding sequence GTGAAAGTTTCGGTAATCGTCTCCATTTACAATGGAGAAGATGTTCTGCCACTTACCATACCCGCGCTCCTAAACCAGAATTATCCTCATGAATCGACAGAGATCATCCTTGTGGATGACGCCTCCACCGATGAAACCCCATCCCTTTTGGAAAACCGGGAGTGGAAAGATCGGGCCACCGTAGTCCGCCACACGGAAAATCGAGGTCGGACCGCCACTCGCAACTCGGGAATTGACACTGCCACGGGAGATCTCCTGGTATTCGTGGACTGTGATATTGAGGTGGGTCCAGAGTTTCTTTCCCTGCACGTGGAGCAGCACAGGAATTCCGGGATCGTGGGCGTTCTGTCAAACGTCAGGCCCCGGGAAATGAAATCAAGCAACAAGTATCATCGCTATCTTTTTTCCGGCCGCCGGGGGGCCAAACTCGTGGGAGAAAACCACCCTTTGCCATTCAGATACTTCATCATGACATGCGCTTCTATTAAGGCATACGCTGTCAGAAAAACCGGAAAGTTTAACGAAAAACTGCCCGGATACGGCATCGACCTGGAATACGCATACAGACTGTGGAATAACTATCCAAACGGACTGTTCTACTCCTCTGGTATAGTCGTCTTTATGCACAAGGCGAAGGACCTCCATGAAACGCTTGTGGATTTCAGAGAATACGGCCGACGAAATGTTCCCATCATTCTATCGAACTTCCCTGAACTCGCACCCTATGTGGGTGCCGATTTTGTGTCATCTCCTCCCGGGAGTTTCTCATTGAGAGGCCTTGTGGGATCTCTCCTCATAAATCAGGTCATGTCGTCACTAGCCAGGATGCTGTTGATGCTTGCACCTTATCCGTTGAGCAACCACTTTGTCCGCTATCTCATGCTCTCAGCGGCGGCCATGGGATACCGCGAATCCCTGAAGAGCCGTGACTGA
- a CDS encoding DUF72 domain-containing protein yields MTEIRIGTSGYSFQDWRGVFYPHNISNGEMLTFYAQRFTCAEINSTYYRIPHARVFQHMVNKTPGEFEFIVKVHAEVTHARKNPDRSVADLTTAIRPLMEQDKFRGFLAQFPYSFKNRFESRKYLIHLSQLTGDLPLFAEFRHSSWTTPPLYDFLKQHEIGYVDVDEPELPNLVRPQQVTTTDTAYVRFHGRNELAWWDGDKGDRYDYLYTASELEQWKDDITGILDRVKKIYLFFNNCYHGQAALNALDMKALLPGE; encoded by the coding sequence GTGACTGAGATCCGCATTGGCACAAGCGGGTATAGTTTCCAGGACTGGCGCGGCGTTTTCTACCCCCACAACATTTCCAATGGCGAAATGCTCACTTTCTACGCACAGCGCTTTACCTGCGCGGAGATAAACTCCACATACTACCGCATTCCTCACGCTCGTGTGTTTCAGCACATGGTGAACAAGACACCCGGAGAATTCGAATTCATCGTCAAGGTGCACGCCGAGGTTACTCACGCGAGAAAAAATCCGGATCGATCCGTAGCGGATCTCACCACCGCGATAAGGCCTCTCATGGAGCAGGACAAATTCCGAGGCTTCCTCGCCCAGTTTCCCTATTCTTTCAAGAACCGATTTGAATCGCGAAAATATCTGATTCATCTGTCGCAGCTCACGGGCGACTTGCCCTTGTTCGCAGAATTCCGCCACAGTAGCTGGACAACTCCTCCATTGTACGATTTCTTGAAACAGCATGAGATCGGTTACGTGGATGTGGACGAACCGGAACTGCCGAACCTCGTGCGGCCTCAGCAGGTCACCACAACAGATACGGCATATGTCCGATTCCACGGTCGAAATGAGCTGGCGTGGTGGGACGGGGACAAGGGCGATCGCTACGATTATTTGTATACGGCTTCTGAGCTGGAGCAATGGAAAGACGACATTACCGGCATTCTCGACAGGGTGAAGAAAATATATCTCTTCTTCAACAACTGCTATCACGGTCAGGCCGCCCTGAATGCCCTCGATATGAAAGCGTTGTTGCCCGGGGAGTGA
- a CDS encoding oligosaccharide flippase family protein → MKPLPRHVLSLTSSELMGRILSFFAVAYVARKLGPAGMGTLAFGTAILAYGSIFADAGLPILGTRSAAAGDEDLNSLVKRILSPRLFLSVATIVAGSAVLFVGIKDSTTRNVAIIYLLTLIPSAVILDWLFQGLKSITTLAMGRILGMVAYLLFVIFLVSEKGDIVFVPVAWVAGAIAQALFLWTAYRRLNRARGQTLTSPRGLWGTIQQGVPLGIATLISQVVIQFPFIYMALFSSARITGIYSVAFRVIVLMLIVDRVFYTLFFPAISESFKEGMVSLARKFDRTLKFVSAGALGVGILAILASRSIFPAIFGSEFTDSSAVFQFLVVYFILTVINSTFTFTLIGAEKEIVYTRSLAVGGVGFFAIMFLPVPVPLTLLAPLALTVFQTFSFMVMSRALQTIIPLSLFRRIFVPILTAIGLLLLFTPWEREGPLPTLVVALIVSFPLLAFASGVKREDLHELRRLFV, encoded by the coding sequence ATGAAACCTCTCCCGCGGCACGTGCTTTCTCTTACGTCCTCTGAGCTCATGGGTCGCATCTTAAGCTTTTTTGCTGTCGCTTATGTCGCCCGGAAACTGGGTCCCGCGGGCATGGGCACGCTTGCTTTCGGCACAGCTATTCTGGCCTATGGATCTATTTTCGCGGATGCCGGATTGCCTATTCTTGGCACGCGCTCTGCGGCCGCAGGCGACGAAGATCTGAACTCGCTTGTCAAACGAATTCTATCACCTCGCCTCTTTCTCTCTGTTGCTACGATCGTCGCGGGGAGTGCTGTTCTGTTCGTAGGAATCAAAGATAGCACAACCCGGAATGTCGCCATTATCTATCTCCTCACACTGATTCCTTCCGCAGTCATCCTGGACTGGCTCTTTCAGGGTCTAAAATCGATCACAACACTTGCCATGGGACGAATTCTCGGAATGGTCGCTTATTTGCTTTTTGTCATATTCCTGGTCTCCGAAAAAGGTGATATCGTTTTCGTTCCCGTGGCGTGGGTCGCTGGGGCAATCGCTCAGGCTCTCTTCCTCTGGACTGCCTACAGAAGATTGAACCGCGCGCGCGGTCAAACGTTGACATCCCCTCGCGGACTCTGGGGCACGATCCAGCAGGGAGTTCCGTTGGGCATTGCCACTCTCATTTCACAGGTGGTCATCCAGTTTCCCTTTATCTACATGGCTCTGTTCAGCAGCGCAAGGATCACCGGTATCTACAGCGTCGCCTTCCGGGTGATCGTTCTCATGCTGATCGTCGACAGGGTGTTCTACACTCTCTTTTTCCCGGCCATCAGCGAAAGTTTCAAAGAAGGGATGGTTTCTCTCGCCCGAAAATTCGATCGAACCCTGAAATTTGTGTCTGCCGGTGCACTGGGCGTGGGAATTCTGGCGATTCTCGCCAGCCGGTCAATTTTCCCCGCAATTTTCGGTTCTGAGTTTACTGACTCAAGCGCCGTATTCCAGTTCCTGGTAGTGTACTTTATCCTTACAGTCATAAACAGTACCTTCACCTTCACGCTCATCGGTGCTGAAAAGGAGATTGTCTATACTCGGTCACTGGCAGTAGGTGGTGTTGGATTTTTTGCCATCATGTTTCTGCCAGTCCCCGTCCCCCTTACGCTCCTGGCACCTCTGGCTCTGACTGTTTTTCAGACTTTTTCTTTCATGGTGATGTCCAGAGCGCTGCAAACCATCATTCCTCTGTCACTCTTTAGAAGGATATTCGTCCCCATCCTTACGGCCATTGGACTGCTTCTTCTCTTTACCCCCTGGGAGCGGGAAGGGCCGTTGCCGACTCTAGTTGTCGCGCTTATAGTATCTTTTCCTCTTCTGGCCTTTGCCTCGGGTGTCAAAAGGGAAGATCTTCATGAACTAAGGCGGCTGTTCGTATGA